The stretch of DNA CGTGTCGAGCCCGCCGGAGAAGGCGAGGGCGATTTTTGTGGATTCTGTGGTCATTGGGTGTGTGCTGTGGGATGGGTTGTCGGATGTGACACTCAGAACACGTAGTTGTACGTTCTGAGGAAGTGAGGCGAACCGGACGTTGAAGAATTGGTATTAAGGGCCTAGAGGCCCGGTCGCGGTCGCACGCTGACGATAACGGACGCCGTGCTCACCGAGAGGGGCGAGCCAACGACGGCAGTCCGTGACATGTGTTGAAATCATGAGAGAGAGGAGTACAAAAGTGTTGCGCATTTTCGGGCGGAAATCGCCTGCCGTGCGTGAGAATGTGTACCTCAGACGAGCGTCTTCGGGCGCGTCGAGAGGTAGTCAAACACCGCGCCGAGGGTGAAGCCGTAGGCGAAGTGGGCCAACAGCGTCACGACGAGGTAGAGGGCGAGCGCGAGTCCGCCCACGCCCGGATAGAACGCGGGCGCAAAGCCGGTCCACAGCACGAAGCCAAAGGAGACGCCCTTTATCGCGTATTTCTCACCCGGGAGGTACGCTCCGAGCGAGGCGAGCAACAGCGGCCAGATTATCATGCCGCCAAGCAGGAAGATGGCGTAGCCAACCGCCGTGGGGTTCGCCGGATAGAGCGCATCGAGGCCGAGCAACGTCGCAAACGAGGCGAACTCGCTCACGTCGAAGACGCTCAGCGACGCGCCAACGAGCAGTCCAATCGTCATCGCCGCCGTGCCGACCAGCCCGCCTACCGCGCCGACGAACCCGTCGGTGATGACGCCGGTCAAATGGTCAAAATCCGGGTCTGCCACGTCGTCTGACATCTCCGCTAAATATTGCGCATCATTTTCGGCCATGTCAATAGTTACCATTACTACCGGCAAAAACGTTCCCTCTCTTGCTGCCACGTAGACAGTTTTTATTTCTTATGTATTTGGGCGGATAGGGTGTGTTTTGTGGGCATTAATCGGTCTGAAATCCGTGAATTCCCGAAATCACTAAATGTGCGAATATACATATAATAATAGATTGTGATAATGATTTGGGTACCACTTGTCACGAGTATCTTCCTCGCGTCTGGGCTTGGGGGACTCATTCCGGGGGGGACGCGCGCGAACGTGTTCGAACGAATTTTCGTGGTATTCCTCATCCTCGGCACGCTCGTCGGGGTTGTCGTTATCACCTACATGTTGTACAACGCGTACAAGTACCGCGACCAGCCGAGTCGCGCGAAATCGGATGCGAAAGACCGCCCACGCCTCGGTGAACTCCCGACCGGTGGTGGCGGCGGGCGGAAACTGTTCGTTTCGTTTTTCCTGAGTTCGATTATCGTGCTCTCACTTATCACCTGGACCTACGGAACGCTGCTGTTCGTCGAAGCCGGGGACGTCCCTCAAGAAGACGAACTGGAAATCAAGGTCACCGGCTTCCAGTTTGGCTGGAAGTTCGAGTACCCAAACGGGCACACGACGTCGGGTGAGCTGCGGATTCCAGAGGACCAGCGCATCCGCCTCGTCGCCACCTCAGAAGACGTGTTCCACTCCTTTGGCGTCCCGGGGTTGCGGGTGAAAATGGACGCCATCCCCGGCCAGGAGACGACTCAGTGGGTTATCGGCGACGAACCGGGGTCGTATCAAGCGCTGTGTTACGAACTCTGCGGGGTGGGGCACTCCTACATGGCGGCTGATATTATCGTCATGGAGCGGGGTGCGTTCGACGACTGGTACGAGAACACGACGGCGAACGAAACGGCGAATCAAACGGTGACAGCATGACAACAGACGACCGACAGCCAGCGGACGGGGAGCAGGAAATCGACCGGAGCGAAGGCACGCTGCCGACACCCGGCGCGGAAGACGGACTCGTCCCGACAGAAGGTGGGCTGCCACCGACTGCCTCGGTCAAACGTTGGCTCGTCACGACGAATCACAAGGACATCGGCATCCTCTACACCGTGACGGCGCTGTTCTTCCTCATCTTCGGCGGCGTCCTCGCCTTGCTCATCCGCGCCCAGCTCTGGACGCCCGGCCCGAGCATTCTCTCTGCGACGGCCTACAACCAGACCGTCTCGCTGCACGGGCTCATCATGGTGTTCTGGTTCCTCTCGCCGCTCGCCTTTGGCTTCGCCAACTACGTCGTCCCGCTCCAACTCGGCGCGAAAGACCTCGCGTTCCCGCGGCTCAACTCGCTTTCCTACTGGCTCTATCTGGCTTCTGGGCTCCTCCTTGGCGTCTCCTTCTTCCAAGAAGGGACGTTTTCGGGCGGCTGGACGATGTACGCGCCGCTCAACGTCCCCGTGTTCACCCCCGAAGTGGGCGCGAGTACGGCGATTCTCGCGCTCATGTTGTTCGTCGCTTCGGTCACCGTCTCGTCGGTGAACTTCCTCACGACGATGCATCGTATGCGCGCGAAAGGCCTCACCCTCCGGCGGATGCCGCTGTTCTCGTGGACCATTCTCCTCACTGTCTGGATGATGCTGTTCGCGTTCGCTGCGCTGCTCGCCGCGCTGTTGATTCTCCTCTCAGACCGTCTGCTCGGCACGACGTACTTCATGCCGGACAACCCCGGCGGCTCCATCCTCTGGGCGCACCTGTTCTGGTTCTTTGGCCACCCTGAGGTGTACATCGTCTTCTTCCCCGCCCTTGGCGTGATGGCGGAGACGTTCCAGACGTTCACCGGCCGCCGCCTCGTCGGCCGACGCTGGTTCATCGCCTCGATGGTGCTCGTGGCGATTCAGAGCTTCATGGTGTGGATGCACCACATGTTCCTCACCTCAATTAACCTCAACATCAAGACGCTGTTCATGGCGACCACCATCGGTATCTCGCTGCCCTTTGACCTGATGGTGTTCGCGCTCATCTACACCATGATTAAGGGGAGAATACGCTTTACGACGCCCTTCCTGTTCTCGTTTGGGGCGCTCTTGCTGTTCATCATCGGTGGGATCACCGGGGTGTTCCTCGGCGCGGTCGTCCTCGACTACGAGTTCCGGGGCACCTACTGGGTCGTCGCCCACTTCCACTACGTGATGGTGGGCGGGGTCACCGCCCTGTTTGGCGGCCTCTACTACTGGTATCCGAAGATGAGTGGGCGGATGTACAACGAGTTCCTCGGGAAGGTGCACTTCGCGCTCTACTTCGTCGGATTCAACCTGCTCTACTTCCCGATGTTCATCGCGTGGGAAACGCCCCGCCGGGTGTTCGAGTACCACGTCGCGCTCATCACGTGGCACCAACTCGCCACCGTCGGCGGGTTCATCCTTGGCGCGTCGTTCCTCGTGATGTTCTACAACCTCACGGTGAGCCTCTGGGCAGGCGAAAAGGCCGACGACAACCCGTGGGTGTACGCCACGACCGCGGAGTGGGCCGTCTCCTCGCCACCGCCGCTCGACAACTTCCCCGGAACGCCGAGCTACGGCACGGGGATGCTCACGTTCTCTGAAAGCACGTCCGAAGCCACCGATGGCGGCGTCGCAGTCGAGAATCACGACCACCACCCGAGCCACGCGAGCATCTGGCCGCTCGTCGTCGGCGTCGCGGCCTTCTTCGCGTTCCTCGGGCTGTCGGGGTTCAGCCAGGGCGTCCTCGCACCCGATTTCGCAGGCGGTTTCTACGTCCTCTGCGCCGTCTTTGGCTTCGGCCTTGGCATGTATGCACTTGTCTCCATGGGGTTAGAGAAGTTCCACGGCCCAGCAGAACCCACCGGCGAACGCTGGCCGTTTGCGGGTATCGAGAACATGAAACTCGGCGTCTGGATTTTCCTCGCCTCAGACGTGGTGCTCTTTGGCGCGTTCATCGGGTCGTACGTGTTCATCCGCGTGGCGTCGGGCTGGATCGCGTGGGAGCCAGTCCCCCACGACCCTGTGCCGGGGCTGATAAACACCTACCTCCTGCTCACGAGCAGTTTTAGCATCGTGCTCGCGCTCGTCGCCGCCGAACGAAAGAACAAGCGCCTGCTCATGGTGACGCTCGCCGCGACGTTCCTGCTCGGCGTGGGTTTCCTCATCAATAAGGGGATCGAATGGTACGAACTGTTCCACGAAGGCCTCTGGCTGTCTACGAACATCCGCACCTCGACGTTCTTCCTCACGACGGGCTTGCACGCCGCCCACGTCATCGTTGGCCTCTTCATCATCGTGTACCTGTTCGTCCGCGCCTCGCGGGGGGCGTACCTCGAAAACAACCGCTCGATCGAGTACTTCGGGCTGTACTGGCACTTTGTCGATATCGTCTGGCTGTTCCTGTTCCCGCTGTTCTACATCCTGTAGGTAACCATCATGACATCAACAAAACTCTACGCCGCAATCTACGTCGTCCTGTTCGTTCTGGCGACGGCACAGGTGTTAATCGAATTCGCGGGCCTCGCCTACTGGGTGGCCTTTGGCGTCATCATCGTCCTTTCGTTCGTGAAGGCGCTGTTCGTCGCGGGCTACTACCAGCACCTTGTCAGCGAACCGCGCTCTGTGAGCTTCGTCATGCTGATTGGCCTGCTCGCAGCGCTCGCGCTCACGCTTGCGGCGTCGTATTCGATCACATGACGCAGTTGGTTCGCTATCGTCAATCGCTCCCTTCGGAACTGCCGTTCTGGGCGGCGTTGGTGGCCGTCGAACTCCTCTCGATATTCGCCTATCTCGGTTTCACCAACACTACCGTGAGCAGCTATCGGTATCTCGTCTACCCATTTCTCTGGATTAACGTCGCCCTCTGGGCGGTGATTCACACCCGACCCACACAAGCCAGTCGGCGTCTCAAAGCAGTCGCGCTCGTGGCTTCACTCGCCTACCTGCTCGCCCTCTCGATGCTCTCCGGGCTGGTCGAACTCTCCTCGCTCCAGGCCGCCCACAGCCACCTTCCGAGCGGGCTGCAGGTCACGATGTCCGCCCCCGGCTGGGGGCCGCGCGTGTTCTACACCGGGGCGTTTGGCCATCTCTCGTTCATTCCCTACCGGGTGATTGGCTACCTCGCGCTCAGCTACCTGCTCTACGTCACCATCCTCGACGTGGCGGTCGCCGCGATTTCGGCGCTGTTCGGCGTCGCCTCGTGTATCGCCTGTAGCTTCCCGCTCGTCGCCACGCTTCTCGCGGGCGTGACCGGCGGCTCTACGGGACTGGTCACGAGCCTCTCTGCGTACTCACTCGACATCTCGACGGTCGCGTTCCTCCTTGCGGTCTGTCTGTTGTACTGGCGACCCGGTCGGTAGTCACCCGGCCATGATGAGTTTCACGACGACGGCACCGAGAAACAGTAGGCCAATGCACCACCCGCCGATGGCGGTTGCCTGCGCGCTGGTCAGCCCGCGGGCGCGCGCGGAGCCGTATACGCCAGAAAAGAGGAAGCTAGCGAGCACGCCGAGCGCCACGACGACCAGCACGACGCCGACGGTCTGTTTGAGCACGGCCGGGACGTCCTCGCCGCTCACGGCAAGGATGATGCCGCCACCGAAGCCAAGCGAGAGCACGAGAAAGCCCGCCACCCAACTCGCCGGATGGTGGACGAGTCGGGTTACTGCGCCGACAACGTCTCGGTCGGGTTCGGTGAGCGTCCTGATCGGCCCAGTTCGGACGAGAACTATCGCCACGGCGACCAAGAACAGGCCCATCAACAGGGGAATCAGGAGGGTGTCTGCTTGAACCATGAGTGCAACCTTCCCTAGACATACGGCATTGTTCGTTATAATTGTATGTTGACCACTCGCTTCGAGTAGCAACGCTTCTGACATCTCAACGGTGAATACAATTCCACAGACAGTCGTTTGTCGGAGTATTTTTATTGAGCCGTGTTAATTAGTGTCTATGTCAGATGCACTCAGTTCGATCAACATCGGGGACTTGCTCAAGCTCCTGCTCGGGCTCGTGGTGGTTTGGGTGGCCCTCGAAATCGTCCTCCAGGTTCTCGACTTTGCCGTCGAATTTATGAGCTCGATCATGGGGCTCATCATCATCGCCCTTATCGTCCTCTGGTTCCTCGACACTATTTGAGTGTACAGCCTGAACGTCCCAGTTCCCGGTGAGGTGTCACGCCTCGCTGCGGACCTGTTTCCACAGCTTGTTGGCTTCGACCGGATTCGAGAGCGCCACACCCTCCTCGCAAAACGGCTGGGCGACGAGGAGTTTTACACGCTCGAGACACGCCTTCGACAAGCGCTCGCGGGCGCACCCGCCTTCGAAGTGCAGGTAACGGGCATCGACCAGTTCGACCAGCCGACGCGCGGCCCCGGCCCGGTCGTCTACCTCGCCGTCGAAAGTCCCGGTCTCATGCAACTGCACAACCGCCTCACGGAGACGTTTAGCAACATCGAGGGACTCGAAGGCGACGACTACACCCCACACATCACGCTCGGGCGCGGCGGGACGCTTTCTGCGACCATCGAGCCGATTACGTGGACGGTCTCACAGCTCGAACTGTTCGACGCGAAACACCGCGAAGTCGCCAGCCGAATTCGGCTCCCCGCTTAGGGCGCAGGCGGCCCCTCTGGCCCCCACGCATCCTTATCGCCGTAGAAGTTGAGCATCGCGAACTTGAGTTTATCAGGCGCGATATCGAGCATCTCTCCACGCTCCTCGGGCGGGAACGTCCCGCGGACGCTGTACTTGCCCATATCCTTGCGGGCGGCCTCGGTATATCGCTTATCCACGAGCGCCCGCACCCCGAAATCCTCGGGCGAGCGAATCACCCTTCCCAGGGCTTGGCGGGTTTTTCTGACCGTCGGAATCTCGACGGCGTACTCCCAGCCAGCGTCCCGCCCGCGGTCGGAAAACGCGGCGTCGTAGGCCGCTTGGACGGCTTCCATCCGGTCGTTCAGATGTGGGTACGGCACGCCGACGACCACGACGGTTCGCGCGTCGTCGCCGTCGAAGCTCACGCCTTCTGTCAGGGTTCCCCAGAGCGAGGTAAAGAGGGCAGCGTGGTCGTGATTCGAGAACTCTTGGCGAATGTCTTCGACCGACTGGCCGGGCTCGTCACGGTAGAGTTTCGCGTCCACTGTGCCAGACACCATCTCGAAGTAGCGTTCGGCTTCGGCGTAACTCGGGAAAAAGGCGAGGGTGTTGCCCGGCGTCATCCGAATCGCATCGCGGAGCACGTCCGCAATCTCGGCTTGCGTCTCGGGGTTGCCCCGCTCGCTCGAAAACAGCGCCGGGGTCTCGACGGCGAACGTGCGGCGATTTTCCTCGGGGAACTGAAGGCCGTAGGCCATCGTCGCGGGGTCTTCGAGGCCGAGTACGTCCTCGAACACGTCGAACGGCCGCAGCGTTGCGCTCATCAGAATGCTCGCGTACACTTCATCGAACAGGTCACGGGTGACCTGCTGGGGGATGCAGGTGTACAGTTCGGCGCGAGCGTACACCTCATTCGTCTGCTCGTTGCGCCGCACGGAGACGACGGGGTATTGGCCGCCCTTTCCGCCTTCTGCCATCCAGA from Haladaptatus sp. ZSTT2 encodes:
- a CDS encoding DUF6789 family protein; the encoded protein is MAENDAQYLAEMSDDVADPDFDHLTGVITDGFVGAVGGLVGTAAMTIGLLVGASLSVFDVSEFASFATLLGLDALYPANPTAVGYAIFLLGGMIIWPLLLASLGAYLPGEKYAIKGVSFGFVLWTGFAPAFYPGVGGLALALYLVVTLLAHFAYGFTLGAVFDYLSTRPKTLV
- the coxB gene encoding cytochrome c oxidase subunit II — protein: MIWVPLVTSIFLASGLGGLIPGGTRANVFERIFVVFLILGTLVGVVVITYMLYNAYKYRDQPSRAKSDAKDRPRLGELPTGGGGGRKLFVSFFLSSIIVLSLITWTYGTLLFVEAGDVPQEDELEIKVTGFQFGWKFEYPNGHTTSGELRIPEDQRIRLVATSEDVFHSFGVPGLRVKMDAIPGQETTQWVIGDEPGSYQALCYELCGVGHSYMAADIIVMERGAFDDWYENTTANETANQTVTA
- a CDS encoding cbb3-type cytochrome c oxidase subunit I is translated as MTTDDRQPADGEQEIDRSEGTLPTPGAEDGLVPTEGGLPPTASVKRWLVTTNHKDIGILYTVTALFFLIFGGVLALLIRAQLWTPGPSILSATAYNQTVSLHGLIMVFWFLSPLAFGFANYVVPLQLGAKDLAFPRLNSLSYWLYLASGLLLGVSFFQEGTFSGGWTMYAPLNVPVFTPEVGASTAILALMLFVASVTVSSVNFLTTMHRMRAKGLTLRRMPLFSWTILLTVWMMLFAFAALLAALLILLSDRLLGTTYFMPDNPGGSILWAHLFWFFGHPEVYIVFFPALGVMAETFQTFTGRRLVGRRWFIASMVLVAIQSFMVWMHHMFLTSINLNIKTLFMATTIGISLPFDLMVFALIYTMIKGRIRFTTPFLFSFGALLLFIIGGITGVFLGAVVLDYEFRGTYWVVAHFHYVMVGGVTALFGGLYYWYPKMSGRMYNEFLGKVHFALYFVGFNLLYFPMFIAWETPRRVFEYHVALITWHQLATVGGFILGASFLVMFYNLTVSLWAGEKADDNPWVYATTAEWAVSSPPPLDNFPGTPSYGTGMLTFSESTSEATDGGVAVENHDHHPSHASIWPLVVGVAAFFAFLGLSGFSQGVLAPDFAGGFYVLCAVFGFGLGMYALVSMGLEKFHGPAEPTGERWPFAGIENMKLGVWIFLASDVVLFGAFIGSYVFIRVASGWIAWEPVPHDPVPGLINTYLLLTSSFSIVLALVAAERKNKRLLMVTLAATFLLGVGFLINKGIEWYELFHEGLWLSTNIRTSTFFLTTGLHAAHVIVGLFIIVYLFVRASRGAYLENNRSIEYFGLYWHFVDIVWLFLFPLFYIL
- a CDS encoding cytochrome C oxidase subunit IV family protein translates to MTSTKLYAAIYVVLFVLATAQVLIEFAGLAYWVAFGVIIVLSFVKALFVAGYYQHLVSEPRSVSFVMLIGLLAALALTLAASYSIT
- a CDS encoding DUF7546 family protein, which codes for MTQLVRYRQSLPSELPFWAALVAVELLSIFAYLGFTNTTVSSYRYLVYPFLWINVALWAVIHTRPTQASRRLKAVALVASLAYLLALSMLSGLVELSSLQAAHSHLPSGLQVTMSAPGWGPRVFYTGAFGHLSFIPYRVIGYLALSYLLYVTILDVAVAAISALFGVASCIACSFPLVATLLAGVTGGSTGLVTSLSAYSLDISTVAFLLAVCLLYWRPGR
- a CDS encoding DUF7554 family protein — its product is MSDALSSINIGDLLKLLLGLVVVWVALEIVLQVLDFAVEFMSSIMGLIIIALIVLWFLDTI
- a CDS encoding 2'-5' RNA ligase family protein — its product is MYSLNVPVPGEVSRLAADLFPQLVGFDRIRERHTLLAKRLGDEEFYTLETRLRQALAGAPAFEVQVTGIDQFDQPTRGPGPVVYLAVESPGLMQLHNRLTETFSNIEGLEGDDYTPHITLGRGGTLSATIEPITWTVSQLELFDAKHREVASRIRLPA